GGCAAAGTATTTTGAATAGGCGTTTGGATATGATTCATGAATTCTATGATTTGCTTTCAAACGAACTAAACCATAAAAGTTCTACGCGTCTTGAATTTACCATAATATTCCTCATTACTATTGAAGTTTTATTAGCTTTTAAAAATAATCTTTTTTAAAGGTGCGTCTAATTTTCGATAAAATCAAAGTAAAACTTGATAGAGATAAAGCTGCTAATTTTGCCGGTAATAATTTTCTAAGAGAGCATGCTGCGAAAATAATTCTCAATTGGCTAGAAATGTTTGAAATAAAATCGGGCAAAATTTTGGAATTAGGTGCTTTTACCGGTCATTTAAGCAGGCACTTAGAGGGTTTTGATCTAACAGTTAGTGACATATCAGAAGAAGCGCTTAAAATTAACCCTTGTAAAAATCAAATAATTGGGGATGAGGAAGATTTAGAATTTGATGGTTATGATGTCATTTTATCTTCACTGAACCTGCACTGGATAAATTTTGTACAAGATTTTTTGGCTAAAGTGTATAAGGCTTTAAAGCCAAGTGGAAGATTTATCGCAAATTTTATAGGCGAGGACTCCTTAAAATCTCTGCGCAGCGAGCTAACCAAATTAGAGATACAAACAAATAGTTTATCAATGCCTCATGTTTCTCCTTTTATTACTAAGCAAGACATAACTAGTTTAATGCAAATGGCTGGTTTTAAGGATATAATTACTGACTCTGGACTTTTGGAGGTCACTTACCCTAAGATTTTGAGCGCAATGAAAGACTTGAAAAAAATGGGTGAGTCAAATAAGATTATATCATCTATGGGTCAAGGTTTAGCGCTCAAAGTATATAAAGAGTTATTAAAGGATAACGCGAAATTTACTACGGAATTTACAATCATAACAGTTCACGGAAAGAAGGTATGAAAGGTTTTATAGAGGAATGCATAGATAGAGGATACCTTTATCAAGCAACTAACTTAGACAAGCTGAAGCAGCTAAGTAAAAAGAAGAAAATTGTAGCTTATGTTGGTTATGATTGTACGGCTGCGTCTTTACATGTAGGAAGCCTATTATCTATTATGCTTCTTCGTCTTTTGCAAAAACATGGTCATAAGGTTATTGTATTGATAGGAGATGCTACAACTACTATTGGTGACCCAACGGGCAAAACTCAGGCAAGAAAGATTTTAACTTCAGAGGAAATAGATGCTAATATCAAAGGCATTCACAAATCTTTATCTAAGTTCCTCAAGTTTGGAACGGGTCCTAGTGATGCCTTAATGGTTCGTAACAGCAGTTGGCTAAAAGATATTTCCTACTTAGATTTTTTACGTGAATATGGACGCCATATTTCGGTAAACAAGATGGTAAACATTGAGACTGCAAAGTTACGTTTAGAAAATCAACAGCATTTAAGTTTTTTAGAGTTTAACTACATGCTTATCCAAGGGTTTGATTTTTGTCATTTAAGTAAACATTGTGGTTGCAATTTGCAAATAGGAGGAAGTGATCAATGGGGCAATATCATCATGGGTGTTGAGATGGCTCACAAAGCCTTAGATCAAGAACTGTTGGGATTAACTATACCTCTTTTAACAACGGCAAGTGGAGCAAAAATGGGCAAAACGGCTGATGGTGCTATATGGTTAAATGAAGAGATGTTATCACCTTATGATTATTACCAATACTGGCGCAACGTTCATGATGATGATGTAGTTAAGTTTGCTAATTTATACGCTGAATTTGATAAAGGAGATATGGAAGATTTTGTCCAGCTTGCATCAAACGATATAAACGCAGCTAAAAAGGCTTTAGCATTTAAGTCAACAAGCATTTGTCACGGGGAAGAAGCTGCAACAGATGCGCAAAATACAGCTTCTTTGGTCTTTGAGCAAAATGCTATAGAAGCTAATTTACCGAGTTTTGAAATTGAAGGCAGTGTGATAGCTGAAGGGGTACCTATTAGTAAATTATTGAGTTTATCAGGCTTGGCGGCCTCTAATTCTGAAGGTAAGCGTTTAGTTCGAAATAATGGTGTTAAGATTAATAATCAAAGAGTTATAGATGAAAACTTAATAGTTGATACCTCTTATTTTAATGATAATATTCTCAAGCTCTCATCAAGTAGCAAAAAGCATATTTTAGTGAGAATTAAGTAAGAAGGTTTTAACACATAATTTTGTTTACGTGATACGAATGATTAACGATCATGAGAGAAGGGATTGATATTTTTAAGTGTACGATTCAACCAACTTTCTTGAGTTTTTTCTTCTTCTGTTTGTGTAGAAGATGTAGTTGTTCGTCTTACTTGTGTAGAAGGACTTTGAGGGCTTGTTTGAGTATACTTATCTGAGCGTAATTTTTATGTAGGTATCGTATCGGTTTTTGCTGCATCGATAAATTTTTGTTTATCTTGATATTCTTTAATCATGCCTGCTATTTCTGTTTGTCCATTTTCAATAGCATAATCATATGGCATCTTTTCATAATCTGCCTTTTTAAGACTTTTTCTTCTGCCTACTATTGATTGTGTGTATACAGGTAACTCTAAATTTACATGGTGTTTTAATAACTCAGCTACAATATCTGACCTGCCCGAATCGATAGCTGTACATAAAATCGATGTACCATGGGCGTCAAATCGGTTAGGAGAGGCATTGTTTTTTAAAAATACCCTTACTGCTTCAATATCACTTCTTCTTGCAAATCTATGTAAAGGTGTAGGGTGTTCCTTATTTCTATTATCAACATTTTTTACATGTCTCAGAACTTCTTCTATTATTTTGGTATCTATCTTTGTTAACGAAGATGTTTCGTTATCTACAAGGTCTGTGCTAAGATAGAGTAATAACCTTGCTTCTGAAGTAATATCACAGCACTCAAAAAGGGTTTTGACCTTTTCTAGATCATTTTTAACGAAGGCTTGATAAAACAGCTTGGTCTACGTTTAATTGACCTCCTGAATAACCTAATTTATCTTTTTGCTCTTGAGTAAGATTAGGTTTTAATTCGCCAATAGGTGTACTTACCATATAATAGTTTTATTTAGTTGTTTTGAGTAGATTTTACCTCCAAATTTAGCCAACATTGAGAATTAAATATAGTTTAATTTCAAAATTAAAGTGAAAGTTGCAATTAAGCCTCGTAAAAAGGAATTGTTATATTTACAATCCTATATTCTATAAAACTTTTATGGGCACTATTAATAAAGTAGGTGATAATCTTCCATGGAGGCTAAAGCTATGAAAGATATGATTAATATTTCACAGTGATTTTATTAAGCAAGTATCTAATATAACCCTTCGTTGGCGTAAAGCTCTGGTAACTTGTGATGATCTATCGCGTGATCTCCTTGACCAAATAATTTATCAAATTCACCAAATTCATGTATAGCCCCAGCAACATCAGGATCTGGTCTCTTTAAGCCGTGTGGGTCAAGTGGCTTAATCTTAATAGGTGGGCGCGGTGCTTTGCCAGCTAAATGTTTAAATTCAGGTGGTACCACAAGCTCTACATACTCAGCGCCATCG
Above is a genomic segment from Candidatus Phycorickettsia trachydisci containing:
- the tyrS gene encoding tyrosine--tRNA ligase, which codes for MKGFIEECIDRGYLYQATNLDKLKQLSKKKKIVAYVGYDCTAASLHVGSLLSIMLLRLLQKHGHKVIVLIGDATTTIGDPTGKTQARKILTSEEIDANIKGIHKSLSKFLKFGTGPSDALMVRNSSWLKDISYLDFLREYGRHISVNKMVNIETAKLRLENQQHLSFLEFNYMLIQGFDFCHLSKHCGCNLQIGGSDQWGNIIMGVEMAHKALDQELLGLTIPLLTTASGAKMGKTADGAIWLNEEMLSPYDYYQYWRNVHDDDVVKFANLYAEFDKGDMEDFVQLASNDINAAKKALAFKSTSICHGEEAATDAQNTASLVFEQNAIEANLPSFEIEGSVIAEGVPISKLLSLSGLAASNSEGKRLVRNNGVKINNQRVIDENLIVDTSYFNDNILKLSSSSKKHILVRIK
- a CDS encoding methyltransferase domain-containing protein, which encodes MRLIFDKIKVKLDRDKAANFAGNNFLREHAAKIILNWLEMFEIKSGKILELGAFTGHLSRHLEGFDLTVSDISEEALKINPCKNQIIGDEEDLEFDGYDVILSSLNLHWINFVQDFLAKVYKALKPSGRFIANFIGEDSLKSLRSELTKLEIQTNSLSMPHVSPFITKQDITSLMQMAGFKDIITDSGLLEVTYPKILSAMKDLKKMGESNKIISSMGQGLALKVYKELLKDNAKFTTEFTIITVHGKKV